The sequence atatctatagatataaaaatgtggtaataaaattaactttattttatctcATGAGAGAACAGGTAACAATAACTAATCAGTAAAGCTAAGATCTTGTAACAAATGCTACTTTATAAAGGAATGTGATAGAAAGATAAttcttgtatataaatacattttgaatctttctgattttaataaaataaactttattttgcatttttcccATTTGGttcttttttcttatttttttacataattttcatgcaattttaacatatttctatgtatattgtatttcaactatatattattattgccagaaataataaaaccagTAACAAACAGAGgactaataaaataactatcatTAATGCGCTAAAATTGtagttttatcaaaataaccataattagttttatttatgatttaagaaaaatatgggTTTACATAGATGAAATAACTGACAACGTGCAATGTGTGTGAAGAAGTGCATGcaaattttccaaaattaaataaatgctgCTTATTGCTTTTTTCGGCTACTTAAAAATGctttattaaggattttttttgttacaaaatcTGAGCCCAAACGATCAGTTATATGAAAACACATTTGCTGTTTCTGTCATAAAAGTGTTTAATATAGCAAATGCACAATCAGAAGTTCATTTTTAGCTCATTAGAGTGAATTTATCAATTGTCAAACATTAAggtatacattcaatattttggttttcaaagtaagttataaattaataagatattaaaaatttcaaagtaCTTGCAACtttctttaaaattgaaatatcaacaaaaaataataataataccttcaaCAAGACaggttttataatatagatcaaTTTATTCTACTATTAAAACTAACCAAACCTAATATGAATTTCTGAACATAAATTTGGTATGTTCAGCTCTTGTAAAACAAAGAATAACAAATTTAGGTGTAACTCTTCATATTACATGAAACTTTTCTACCAAATACTTGATGATGGTTAGGATTTCACATATACAAAACCTTAAGTTCAGCATTCATACAAAGTATACAAATAAGTACAGTTATCTAATGAAACaaagcataaaaaatatataattatatttagtactttaTGTATAGCTGTTTGTTGAAAGTCTTTTTCAGTCAATGGTCGCACTTCTTTTCTATTCTTAACTACTCCACCATAATTACTATAACGCGATTCTGAGCTCAACCTTCGATTCctacaaacatattaaattatattgtatgatatataaaattaattaaaactcagTAAATGATATAGTTACTTGTAACTAGAATTTATTCCAGGTAAATTTGGATTAAGTCCAGGTGTAACACATGGTGTAGACGCAACTAAATTAATACCAGTAATATTCATGGATGTAGTTGAACGAACTAAAGTATTTCTCTGTTGATTGACTGGTTTTTTCACTGTTGATGACCATAATTTTGGATCATGTGCGGATAAATTTTCTGATGaggcagattttttttttgctgaaaATCCAGGTTTCAAaagcattgattttttttccataccACGACTTTCTCGACGActcaatctaatttttaaataaattagtcattattataattggcTAATtctctttataaaaataaattgtaaaatagttgtattaacaaaatcaataaataccTCATATCATTGCCATCAAATGAATTTTGTCTTCCAAATGTAGAACCACCAAAAGTGTTTCGTCCAGCTGCTGACGAACGTCTTCCAAAAGATGCCttcttcattattttatattattaaatcatttattgtattaaaatctaACAAAACACAAACaagaaaatagttattaatattatttataacttatagtaacagttataaaatattatatgttattctcAAAaggaattttataaacaaatattattaagaaaattttgaattaaatcatttttcaaaatcacaATTTCAATAATCTTGGGATTGTAAACTGTAAACtaaaaccattgattataaaatatagtattatttataatcaatgccaAAACTTACATTATAAGCGGTTCATAAATTGTAGTACcttttgaacaaaattaaaatagacgAAAATAGGATATAcacaatcaattttaataaagtaaattgtacatttgaatttttaaactgaAATGAAATGAATACAACAATATATGAGTGATAACTGAAACTGAATTACTGATtgtattgttgtaatattttgtagactaaattttgatatttcaaaataacCGAAATAGTAAACGCAGAAAGCAGACGATAACAAAATCTGTATTGGCTGGCGAACGGTACGAGCCAACCACGGATGTAGATACTATCTAGTAGTAGTAGTATCTAGTAgtagtatctatatccgtggaGCCAACTAATGCCTCAATTCCGGCGGCGAGTATTAGTGTTGCGGAGCCActgttttgatattaatattacacgtgATAGCACTGATAGCATTCAAATTACCgcgtgaatttaaatattataattattataattaatataataaaattgaatattgaagTTTATACATATGCAAAAAATTCACGgatgatgataatgataataataataataataattaaataatcaccccaaatttaaaatgaatataaaaaatgtaaaaattatccttattaaatatatgaaattaaaaatatgtaggtatattaattcaCCATACTgagtcatattaaataaaacattgtaaaaatgtaaaagttattcaaaaattgtttttatcaaaaatcctTTTTTGGAGTGCCATTTTTCCTCTTTCCGATTTTTGCTTTCTAAGAGCCACAGTTTCAACATTCGAAGCAGAAATGAATGCATGTATTGGtgcaattaattttctattgatCTGTAGTAGTTGATCTTTTGTTTTGACATTTTGCAAGGACAGTTCAACTTCTTTTAATATCTTGTTCCTCATATTGTCCAATAAAATATCTGCaagtaaaaatagataattaatgtttatgaatactttttatacggtagtttatatgtttttactattatttttttacacatttactCTTACCATCATCCTGATGTGTTTGAATATCATCCTCTAAATGTTGAACTTGCTGTTGGTTTTGTGCCatctcaatattatttttacctatatccGTATCCAGATATATGTTTTGTTCGTTATTGAGATTGTACATACAGACCGCATGAATGTGTTTACACATGTTATTTCTAATACTGTGATCAGGGCAGCTACAAATGAAATCATGGAAACATGTTTTACATATTGTACAAGGAAGTGAGCAAGTAACTTCATCTGCATACATGGAACACTCCTTAAGTTCAGTTTTaagtacaatgtatattttttcatctgtaaatgattttatatgccAGGAATTAAAGCTGAGAGGTTTAATGACACATTTTGGTtcagttttgaattttttatgatttattctaagtacttttaatttatttgtacgagtatgtaattgttttttttgtacatcATTTTCTTTCatggttaaatatttttccaaataacACAAACAGTTGTAGACACTTTTTACTTTCAATctgcaaataattttttctttcaataCACTATGAAAACTTTCTATATTCATGTTGGTATTACAACCAGCataacttttacatttttacaattttttatttaatatgactcAGTATGGtgaattaatatacctacatatttttaatttcatatatttaataaggataatttttacattttttatattcattttaaatttggggtgattatttaattattattattatcattatcatcatcCGTGAATTTTTTGCATATGTATAAActtcaatattcaattttattttattaattataataattataatatttaaattcacgcGGTAATTTGAATGCTATCAGTGCtatcacgtataatattaatatcaaaacagTGGCTCCGCAACACTAATACTCGCCGCCGGAATTGAGGCATTAGTTGGCTCGTGGTACCTACTGCTGAtcagtgataaattatttttgaatctaatttcattattaaattttgaactttGATTGTTTTAGGTTAGatgttttatcaaaaattaatacttgGTTAATGTGAGACGTTATTaaatgcaaaatttaaaaatggatatCAGGGCTGTGGTTAcacttcaaaataattgtacaaatgGTTTTTACAAGGTTATAGAACAACTAAATACACAGACGCTACACAATCTGCTGAAAAATTAGCTTTAGAATTAAATGTTGAACCAAGACTTAGAATCACTCCTATAAGACTACgtagaaaaaacaatttgattGTAAATTTAAAGACAAAATTTTAGGTAGATAAACGAAATAACAAATTTTGCAGATTTGAAATcaagaaaaaatttttaaaataataatagtgtgaaataataatacatttattggcagttgtgtaaaacaataaaaataagttcTTACTGACATAGAATTAACTAACATAATagacataaacataaaataagtataaaaatgtgtaagtatttcttattataataatttaactgtatattttattaaataaataacaataccatatttattgatttttgtgtataaattattgcaacttatagtttatatatatatatatacttatatatataactagttatgtacaaaaaatatatatgcatataaataagtaggtatttataaaaaatatttttaagggcACCTTTTAAAAATTTGCCTGGAGCGCCACAGTATTTCGGGCAAACCCTTGCCCTctgaatttattattaggtatatggtattatacaaaaatgtccAAAACCAATAATGTCCGAAACCAAGAATGTCCATGgtaaaaaatttagttaaaattgtgCAAAGAGATATAGGAGTATAGGACAACCTctggcaaaaaaaaatgtatattaatatgcaagaaaaattttaaaaaatttacgaggagtataataataaagaaagaaGTATAGAaagctttttaaaatgtatatcgttgacattcataaattttaattaggcaATAATTATCTGGGTTTTTTTTGggcatttttataatcaatttttttatttatttttatatacaataacgaaagaattattaattattttttaaatattataatcaatgttgtataaatacacttttcatatctgaaaataatgaaataattgtttattatttttttaaatattattataatcaatgttgtaaatatttttaacgaggTCTTTCACTtagtttattttggacaattttacctAGATTCAGGTGTATAGGTATTTGGTATCTAAATAAGCTTTGACGAGTAAGGAAGGAAAATGAGTTTTGGAGTTAGAAATATTgaaagtttatataaaaaaaaatattagcagTTGTATGAACAAAGGTACTTCGCAAAATATTGGTTAACTATTTTGCTTatcttagatttaaaatttaaagtatttaatagatACATATCAATTATAACTAGTAAACAACATGTCCAAAATAAGATTTTATAGATCGAATTACTCTGAAATCAGTGttctaatttttcaaatttcacaCGCACCTTGGCTTTGTTAGTATTATTCCTGTGATAATGTGATGTCCTGactaaatatttatgatgtgtcataaaaaaaaagtaatgttgAGTATTGGTAGAACCATTGCCCCAAGGAACGCGCATGGCTTGCTATACTTGCCTCACATggatattcattatattacaaGACTTGACCTATGTTAATTTCATACACAATTCAAcacaatttttgattaatataattcatcaaaatagataaactgaatattataggcattttaaaaattcttaagcatcattttttcatatatattttagtgagaataaaaaccattttttttaagcattaagaatttatcattatatgtatgttcagtgtttgaaattattatttaaataaaatattttaaaggaaaGTTAGGtaacatttttaagatttttaaaactagatagtataatatagaatttgcaaatttacaatatcaaaaaactaaaattgatatacagataatatatatataacgtgtaAAATAGACAAATCATAAAATCTACTATTATATtcagttataagtatttttcatagttaaaaacattgtaataattataaatggtatGTGTTGGTGTGTACGTACATTAGTCAGATGTAAAATTTGCTATACTtaagataatatacaaaaataaaaacaccactCATAGTTAagttttaacaacatttttattatcaattttttcagTCTGAGTAGCATCAGGTAATACTTCAGAGCTAATAAGTAACATTTTAACTAACCCATCAATAGCCAACAATCTTTTagtcaataatatttcattttcaacAACTGTATGTAGTTTTGTGAGTAATGCACGAACTTCAAGGGTGCAAGTGTCGAATGAGTCCCAATAACAAtctgtaaaataacaataatattttacttgaataaataagtgtatttatttcaaattagataaatatttaatttagtagaaaaatatttcaaaaaattataacaaatacatgcgtgttaagtttaaaatataattattaattaggtaataacatactaatattaataatagggaCCAGGAATTAAGTCTTATCTGTATAActcttttctataaatattttcttaagtaaatagaatatattttttacataaaatgtatataaaatataggtgagCAGAGTAATTGACTAACATTTTTCAGGGTATTCTGGAACCACTCTACTCCGCTaacctaaactttaaattatacttataatataactaaaaactacatttgaatttaaattttcatgtatcgaaatactttgaaaaaaatattttgcttcaaaatatgaaattacaaaatgaaagtgtcttaaataaaataaaaaacttttataacaaagaaaatagaatatacatatatatgtatattattcttaaatgttGTCTTTCGactgtaatgtatataaaagaaatattttcaaaaatgttaatagttttagaaatattgagTAGtccatgataaaagaatcacatGATATACGTGATTATGggtatgattttatattttcataatatgtttatattcttacaaataatattttttttattgtattaaatgtcaacatatatttttatattatcagatttataaattggaaaaataaatataatttcttgtAAGAGTTGTGTAAAATTGGTTttctactttatttatattttttggcgTAGTAATCTTTACCAAGTTAAAAggatgtatattaattaattttcttaaaaaaaaaattcaaccagTACTAACACTAAACACCAtgacttttttttgtatttactatgatttataaatatatacagggtgattattttatgattgaacatttattattttaaaaagtgttgacttttttcaatttttttttctatattaaaagttcatgcttttttaaaactaacattttaattttttcatccttatatttaatagtgaaatcactatcaactttatggcaatacaaatatttaaaatatcataagatattagggctatttttttttttatgaatttaacgttaaatttattatttttcatttaatggtTAGTGAATCATAAAAAAGTTGCTCAAAGCTTCTCAAAGTTGGATGGTTTGAAGTTTAAAAGTGTTCTTCCTACCGGTTATTACAGCTATGATGCATTGGTAACTACAGGTATAAAGTTCAACACTGTGTCAATAGTCAAGTAATATATACCACGTTTATATGCAGCAGTTAATGCGCCTTGAGTTGTAAACGCTTTaatgcaaattaatattttagcgggcattttaaaatgtcaaattataaaacaatatatagtagAACCCGTTTAAGACGCTCTCCAAGGGACCAGTTAAAAATAGCGTCTTAAAAGGGAAATCGAATTACCCGGGTacgaaattttttattatattttacaatacatcaatgttatttacaaacaaattatattttttactttgcagagtaaattattatatataaaaatattaaaattaaattaaaatattataattatattacatatattattttatattacctatttcaaAAAATCATCTATCTTTCTTTGTTTcacatttttgatgttttttgaATACAGTTACAATACAGAATTCGTAAAAATGAGCTTATTAGCCAGGAAATCGTCTTAAGAGAGTGTCTTAAACGGGTTCTACGGTAATTATTTTGGTCATGGAATGCtaagtatagagtatagactaaaAAACATTCAcatcaacttttaattttattcaacatctaattttgatattttaggtGCATATAAACGAGGTAATAAAAACCGAAAAACAccaaattttgaaaaactatCTCGCTAAaaagttaacaaaaaataataatttgaatgagaaaattaataaaaaaaagccttattaatttagtacattttaaatataggttaccatttgaaaatcaaaagttgatagcgattttactattaaataaaagggtgaaaaaaatttaaatttcatacagtttgagaaaattatgaaacaaaatattttgaaaaaaaaaaatgacaaaagtaaatacttgacgaaataatgaatgtttaatgataaaagaatcacccttgatatatatatatacaatatacagtagTCACTCGATAATTCGAAATTCAGAGGACCGagttaaaaattcgatttaacgagggaaaaaaaaattaattcaaattaaagagaagtgaaaaattgtatatatatacatatgtatatattacatttattttgacaTATATTTGACCCATATTGCGACTGCctacattttattcaattttaataacggTTTACCCATTGCAGAGGTTTATTTTGGTAAAATGATACAATTTAAGTTTAGATTAGAAAGGTAAgatacaataacatttataaactacaataatatttaaccatcgtcgttattaatttcattacgaGTACATTAAATAGATTGTACATAATCTTTatacatatgtacatataaattcGAATTATCGAGAGGACcagaatatatgtatttttttttttaattatagaggTTTTCTCAGGGGACTTAGCGTTTAGTTCGATTTATGGAGTTTTTCGAATTATCGAGTGACtactgtacatatatatatatatatataattcaaatacaagactaacaaaatataaataatatactcaccAATAACTGTTGAAGCAACATGTGTCAATGTTTTAGATAACTTTCTAACTCCAATATATCGaacaataaaattcaataaaaatgctAATTGTTTCGAATTTCTACCAGATATTGCTTGAACTAAACCATTTCTCCTAAACATTaaaaagtgtattatataatttaaaatgaaaatacttttcaaatacaTGGTTTGattgtttaaacaataaatttaaaatttacacttTTAAGAGAAATAAATTGCATACATACCTGCATAATTCATCAAACACATAAACGGTTATATGGGGTTTCTTGAATGCAACTGCATGAACCAAGACTAAATCTAATGCTTGGCTATAATTAAATTTCCTTAAAGCACTATCAAACTTGCTCATCTGATCAGGTTGCATTATTGGGACAGTCATATCAATTCCATCAGATTGGACAATTGCAGCTGCTCTAGCTTGCcgctttttattttcattgttatgTTTCACTGATGTGTCACGTTTAGTTATGTTCACAATACCATCTACCGTTCCAGCTACAATTGTTTTATCATCcctctaaaatacattttgttaactagttaataatatattttattatcaat is a genomic window of Rhopalosiphum padi isolate XX-2018 chromosome 4, ASM2088224v1, whole genome shotgun sequence containing:
- the LOC132930280 gene encoding uncharacterized protein LOC132930280, with protein sequence MYADEVTCSLPCTICKTCFHDFICSCPDHSIRNNMCKHIHAVCMYNLNNEQNIYLDTDIGKNNIEMAQNQQQVQHLEDDIQTHQDDDILLDNMRNKILKEVELSLQNVKTKDQLLQINRKLIAPIHAFISASNVETVALRKQKSERGKMALQKRIFDKNNF